A genomic window from Flavobacterium johnsoniae includes:
- a CDS encoding dicarboxylate/amino acid:cation symporter has protein sequence MQEVTETKKQSFLSGLTGQIIIAMVLGAILGIILHNSISPEAAQAFSSKIKMLATIFIRLVQMIISPLVFTTLVVGIAKLGDIKTVGRIGGKAIGWFFTASFISLLIGLFYVNVLQPGVGLKLDHVDMAAASEVTGKTQNLSFDNFVEHIVPKSIVEAMATNEILQIVVFSIFFGLAAASLGEKVKPIIGAFDKLSHIVLKMVNYVMKFAPIGVFGAIAGVFAIRDAEELVITYFKFFGSFLIGISTLWVILIAVGYIFLKGRMTELLRRITGPLAIAFGTTSSEAVFPKLTEELEGFGVKDKIVSFMLPLGYSFNLDGSMMYMTFASIFIAQFYNVHLDLGTQMAMLLVLMLTSKGIAGVPRASLVVVAATCGMFDIPIEGIALILPIDHFCDMFRSATNVLGNALATSVVGQWEDGKE, from the coding sequence ATGCAAGAAGTTACAGAAACTAAAAAACAATCATTTCTTTCGGGATTAACAGGGCAGATTATAATTGCGATGGTTCTTGGAGCCATATTAGGAATTATACTGCACAATAGCATTTCGCCCGAAGCAGCGCAAGCATTTAGCAGTAAAATAAAAATGCTGGCAACCATCTTCATCCGTTTGGTGCAAATGATTATTTCTCCGTTGGTTTTTACGACTTTGGTAGTGGGAATTGCGAAATTAGGTGATATTAAAACTGTTGGAAGAATTGGAGGAAAAGCGATTGGATGGTTTTTTACAGCTTCGTTTATTTCTCTTTTAATTGGATTATTTTATGTAAATGTTTTACAGCCGGGTGTTGGTCTAAAACTAGATCACGTAGATATGGCAGCAGCTTCAGAAGTTACTGGTAAAACTCAAAACTTGTCTTTTGATAATTTTGTTGAGCATATCGTGCCAAAAAGTATCGTCGAAGCGATGGCAACCAATGAAATTCTGCAAATTGTAGTTTTCTCAATTTTCTTCGGATTGGCAGCTGCGTCTTTAGGCGAGAAAGTAAAGCCAATTATTGGTGCTTTTGATAAGTTGTCTCACATCGTTTTAAAAATGGTAAACTATGTAATGAAGTTTGCGCCAATTGGAGTTTTTGGTGCTATTGCTGGTGTGTTTGCTATTCGAGATGCAGAAGAATTGGTAATAACTTACTTTAAATTTTTCGGTTCGTTTTTAATAGGAATCAGTACTTTATGGGTTATTTTAATTGCAGTTGGATATATTTTCCTTAAAGGAAGAATGACTGAATTGTTAAGACGCATAACTGGACCTTTGGCAATTGCTTTTGGAACAACTAGTAGTGAAGCTGTATTTCCGAAATTAACAGAGGAATTAGAAGGTTTTGGTGTAAAAGATAAAATCGTTTCGTTTATGTTGCCTCTTGGTTATTCGTTTAACCTTGACGGAAGTATGATGTATATGACTTTTGCAAGTATCTTTATTGCACAGTTCTACAACGTGCATTTAGATTTAGGTACTCAAATGGCAATGCTTTTGGTTTTAATGCTTACAAGTAAAGGTATTGCAGGTGTGCCAAGAGCAAGTTTGGTAGTTGTAGCTGCGACTTGCGGAATGTTTGATATTCCTATTGAAGGTATTGCATTAATTTTACCAATTGACCATTTCTGCGATATGTTCAGAAGCGCAACTAATGTTTTAGGAAACGCTTTAGCAACCTCTGTTGTAGGGCAATGGGAAGACGGAAAAGAATAA
- the bshA gene encoding N-acetyl-alpha-D-glucosaminyl L-malate synthase BshA produces the protein MKIAIVCYPTFGGSGVVATELGLELARRGHEIHFITYSQPVRLALLNPNVHYHEVNVPEYPLFHYQPYELALSSKLVDMVKLYKIELLHVHYAIPHAYAGYMAKQMLKNEGINLPMITTLHGTDITLVGNHPFYKPAVTFSINKSDYVTSVSQSLKDDTLKLFKIKNKIKVIPNFIELDKVKKDPLAPCHRYVMANENERIITHISNFRKVKRIPDIIKIFYNVQKEIPAKLMMVGDGPEKEKAEILCQELGILDKVIFFGNSHEIDKILCMTDLFLLPSETESFGLAALEAMACGVPVISSNSGGLPEVNFDGFSGYLSNVGNVEEMAENALKILRDDAVLSQFKANALEVARKFDIRNILPKYEALYQKAVDDYKYEKH, from the coding sequence ATGAAAATAGCAATTGTTTGTTATCCTACTTTTGGAGGTAGTGGTGTGGTAGCCACAGAGTTAGGTCTCGAATTAGCCAGAAGAGGACACGAAATACATTTTATTACATACAGTCAGCCAGTAAGGTTGGCGCTTTTAAATCCGAATGTTCATTATCACGAAGTAAATGTTCCGGAATATCCATTGTTTCACTATCAGCCTTATGAATTAGCATTATCGAGCAAATTGGTCGATATGGTTAAATTATATAAAATTGAGCTTCTTCACGTGCATTATGCTATTCCGCACGCATACGCGGGTTATATGGCAAAACAAATGCTTAAAAATGAAGGGATTAATCTTCCGATGATTACAACTCTTCACGGTACTGATATTACACTTGTAGGAAATCACCCGTTTTATAAACCGGCGGTAACTTTTAGCATCAATAAATCAGATTATGTTACTTCGGTTTCGCAGAGTTTGAAAGATGATACTTTGAAATTATTCAAAATCAAGAATAAAATTAAAGTAATTCCGAACTTTATTGAATTGGATAAAGTTAAAAAAGATCCTTTGGCACCATGTCACAGATATGTGATGGCAAATGAAAATGAGCGTATTATAACGCATATCAGTAATTTTAGAAAGGTAAAACGTATTCCAGATATTATTAAGATTTTCTATAATGTGCAGAAAGAAATTCCTGCAAAGTTAATGATGGTTGGAGACGGACCAGAAAAAGAAAAAGCAGAAATCTTATGTCAGGAATTAGGAATTTTAGATAAAGTGATTTTCTTTGGAAATAGCCACGAAATTGATAAAATCTTATGCATGACCGATTTGTTTTTACTTCCTTCTGAAACAGAAAGTTTTGGTTTGGCAGCTTTAGAAGCAATGGCGTGCGGTGTTCCTGTAATTTCTAGTAATTCTGGTGGTTTGCCTGAGGTTAATTTTGACGGTTTTTCGGGTTATCTAAGCAATGTTGGAAATGTTGAAGAAATGGCTGAAAATGCATTAAAAATTTTAAGAGACGATGCTGTTTTGAGTCAGTTTAAGGCAAATGCTTTAGAAGTGGCTAGAAAGTTTGATATCAGAAACATTCTTCCTAAATACGAAGCATTGTATCAGAAAGCGGTTGATGATTATAAATATGAAAAGCATTAA
- a CDS encoding DEAD/DEAH box helicase, producing MLFEDLSLSKSIQKAVFEEGYLNPTPIQEQSIPIVLSGRDLIGCAQTGTGKTAAFAIPIIHQLHRIVGSSKKAKQIRALIVTPTRELAVQIGESFDTYGKYTNLTQLTIFGGVSQNPQVETLKKGVDILVATPGRLLDLHKQGFLDFDHLHTLVLDEADQMLDMGFINDVKKIVKLTPKNRQTLLFSATMPIAIRELAEMFLQDPEKVEVSPVSSTAENVEQRVYFVDKTEKRNLLYKLIQEENLSNVLVFSRTKHGADNVVKALRKKDIPAEAIHGDKSQNARQRVLDAFKNKEVGVLVATDIAARGIDIEQLPYVINFDLPNIPETYVHRIGRTGRAGNGGIAISFCGKDEEPYWKDIKKLIKVDVKIITDHPYPWHSGSPEAGEKPKNSSNRSGGAHKSRKSNSSKKNKKRWY from the coding sequence ATGTTATTCGAAGATTTATCACTTTCAAAAAGTATACAAAAAGCCGTATTTGAAGAAGGCTATTTAAATCCGACTCCAATTCAGGAACAATCTATTCCGATTGTTTTATCAGGGAGGGATTTAATTGGCTGCGCGCAGACAGGAACAGGAAAAACGGCGGCATTTGCTATTCCAATTATACATCAATTACACCGAATTGTAGGTTCATCAAAAAAAGCAAAACAAATTCGTGCTCTTATCGTTACACCTACTCGCGAACTTGCCGTGCAAATTGGAGAAAGTTTTGACACTTACGGAAAGTACACAAACTTAACACAATTAACCATTTTTGGTGGTGTCTCTCAAAATCCGCAAGTCGAAACCTTAAAAAAAGGTGTAGATATTTTAGTGGCAACTCCAGGAAGATTACTTGATTTACACAAACAAGGATTTCTGGATTTTGATCATTTACATACTTTGGTTTTAGACGAAGCCGATCAAATGTTGGATATGGGTTTTATAAACGATGTCAAAAAAATCGTAAAACTGACTCCAAAAAACAGACAAACATTACTTTTCTCGGCAACCATGCCAATTGCAATTCGCGAACTTGCTGAAATGTTTTTGCAAGATCCAGAAAAAGTAGAAGTTTCTCCAGTTTCTTCAACAGCAGAAAACGTAGAACAACGCGTTTATTTTGTTGATAAAACAGAAAAAAGAAACTTGTTGTATAAGTTGATTCAAGAAGAAAATTTATCAAACGTACTTGTTTTCTCGAGAACAAAACATGGTGCAGATAATGTTGTAAAAGCGCTTCGTAAAAAAGACATTCCTGCTGAAGCCATTCATGGAGACAAATCTCAAAATGCCAGACAACGTGTTTTAGACGCTTTCAAGAACAAAGAAGTTGGAGTTTTGGTTGCAACTGATATTGCAGCAAGAGGAATTGACATTGAACAACTTCCGTATGTAATCAATTTTGATTTACCGAATATTCCAGAAACTTACGTTCACCGTATTGGTCGTACAGGACGTGCAGGAAATGGCGGAATTGCAATTTCTTTCTGTGGAAAAGATGAAGAACCATATTGGAAAGACATTAAGAAATTAATAAAAGTAGATGTAAAAATCATTACAGATCATCCTTATCCATGGCATTCGGGAAGTCCAGAAGCTGGAGAAAAACCTAAAAATTCTTCTAATAGAAGCGGTGGAGCTCACAAATCGAGAAAATCGAATTCTTCTAAGAAAAACAAAAAACGCTGGTATTAA
- a CDS encoding formimidoylglutamase yields MEKLIPFTINDLAKVTNHRSGEIKFGEKMIVIPPGADKVDFLKQSEAKYVLLGIPEDIGVRANYGRPGAASAWQSAIKSIANIQHNRFSKGSNIIILGHIDVADEMREVENLDFNDIDDRSKLSQLVEKIDKEVSHIIFTIIKAGKTPIIIGGGHNNAYGNIKGAALAKGKPINAINFDAHSDFRILEGRHSGNGFSYAYEEGFLKKYFIFGLHENYTSKSVLDIIKKLEDRVRYNTYDSVNIRKEKDFNREMITALDFIKNDAFGIEIDLDAIPNIASSAMTISGFSVEELRQFVSFFAEHKNAAYIHICEGAPDLDNAPNNNLIGKLIGYLVTDFIKANLEQD; encoded by the coding sequence ATGGAGAAATTAATCCCTTTCACTATAAATGATTTAGCAAAAGTCACAAATCATCGAAGTGGTGAAATAAAGTTCGGAGAAAAAATGATTGTCATTCCGCCTGGAGCTGACAAAGTTGATTTTCTAAAACAAAGTGAAGCTAAATATGTGCTTTTAGGAATTCCTGAAGATATTGGCGTGCGTGCCAACTACGGAAGACCTGGAGCTGCTTCAGCTTGGCAATCTGCCATAAAAAGCATTGCAAATATTCAGCATAATCGTTTTTCTAAAGGAAGTAACATTATAATTTTAGGACATATTGATGTTGCTGATGAAATGCGCGAAGTTGAAAACTTAGATTTTAACGACATTGACGATCGTTCTAAATTAAGTCAACTTGTTGAAAAAATAGACAAAGAAGTATCTCATATTATATTTACCATTATTAAGGCAGGAAAAACACCAATTATTATTGGCGGAGGACATAACAATGCATACGGAAATATTAAAGGTGCCGCTTTAGCGAAAGGAAAACCAATAAACGCTATTAATTTTGATGCTCATTCTGATTTTAGAATTTTAGAAGGCCGTCATAGCGGAAATGGATTTTCTTATGCTTATGAAGAAGGTTTCTTAAAAAAATACTTCATTTTCGGACTTCACGAAAATTATACTTCAAAAAGCGTTTTAGATATTATCAAAAAACTGGAAGATCGAGTTCGATATAATACTTACGACAGCGTTAATATTAGAAAAGAAAAAGACTTTAATCGCGAAATGATTACGGCTTTGGATTTTATAAAAAATGACGCTTTTGGAATTGAAATAGATTTAGACGCGATTCCAAATATCGCCAGCAGCGCAATGACAATTAGCGGTTTTTCTGTAGAAGAACTGAGACAATTTGTTTCCTTTTTTGCAGAACATAAAAATGCCGCTTATATTCATATTTGCGAAGGCGCACCAGATTTAGACAATGCACCAAATAATAATTTAATTGGAAAATTAATTGGTTATTTAGTAACCGACTTTATAAAAGCAAACTTAGAACAGGATTGA
- a CDS encoding (Fe-S)-binding protein: MSESLVVPTMAEMLAEGKQPEVLFWVGCAGSFDDRAKKITKAFVRILNRTNVSFAVLGTEESCTGDPAKRAGNEFLFQMQAMMNIEVLNAYEAKKIVTACPHCFNTLKNEYPELGGNYEVIHHTEFLKSLIDDGRLTVEGGQFKGKKITFHDPCYLGRANKVYEAPRDLIEKLDVELVEMKRSKANGLCCGAGGAQMFKDAEPGNKEVNVLRTEDALEVKPDIIAAGCPFCNTMLTDGIKHAHKEGEVKVMDVAELIANAQDL, from the coding sequence ATGTCAGAAAGTTTAGTAGTGCCAACAATGGCAGAAATGCTTGCCGAAGGAAAACAGCCAGAAGTTTTGTTTTGGGTAGGTTGCGCAGGAAGTTTTGATGATAGAGCAAAAAAAATTACTAAAGCGTTTGTGCGAATTTTAAATCGTACAAATGTTTCTTTTGCAGTTTTAGGTACGGAAGAAAGTTGTACTGGAGATCCTGCAAAAAGAGCTGGAAATGAGTTTTTGTTTCAGATGCAAGCGATGATGAATATTGAAGTTCTGAATGCTTATGAAGCAAAGAAAATTGTTACGGCTTGTCCGCACTGTTTTAATACTTTGAAAAATGAATATCCTGAATTAGGAGGGAATTACGAAGTTATACATCATACAGAATTTTTAAAATCATTAATTGATGATGGAAGATTGACTGTTGAAGGCGGACAATTTAAAGGAAAAAAAATTACTTTCCATGATCCTTGTTATTTAGGAAGAGCAAATAAAGTTTATGAAGCTCCGAGAGATTTAATTGAGAAGTTGGACGTTGAATTAGTTGAAATGAAACGTTCTAAAGCAAATGGATTATGTTGCGGTGCAGGTGGAGCGCAAATGTTTAAAGATGCTGAACCTGGAAACAAAGAAGTAAACGTTCTTCGTACAGAAGATGCTTTAGAAGTTAAACCAGATATTATTGCTGCTGGTTGTCCTTTCTGTAATACGATGTTAACAGATGGAATTAAACACGCACATAAAGAAGGTGAAGTAAAAGTAATGGACGTTGCTGAGTTAATAGCAAACGCGCAAGATTTGTAA
- the aroC gene encoding chorismate synthase, which yields MAGNSFGKLYKVTTFGESHGEALGGIIDGCPPGIQLDFEAIEVDMARRKPGQSAIVTQRKEPDAVQFLSGIFEGKTTGTPIGFIIPNTNQKSDDYSHIKDNYRPSHADYVYDQKYGFRDYRGGGRSSARETASRVVAGAIAKQMLPEIKINAYVSSVGPIHLETPYQELDFSKIESNPVRCPDEKSAAIMEEYIRDIRKQGDTVGGVVTCVIQNVPVGLGEPVFDKLHAELGKAMLSINAVKGFEYGSGFSGSEMKGSEHNDLYNNDGTTKTNLSGGIQGGISNGMDIYFRVAFKPVATIMQTQDSLDNKGNITPMTGKGRHDPCVVPRAVPIVEAMAAIVLADFYLINKTY from the coding sequence ATGGCAGGAAACAGCTTCGGCAAACTATATAAAGTAACAACATTTGGAGAATCTCACGGTGAAGCTTTAGGCGGAATTATCGATGGATGCCCTCCAGGAATTCAACTAGATTTTGAAGCAATTGAAGTAGATATGGCTCGCAGAAAGCCAGGGCAATCGGCAATTGTTACACAAAGAAAAGAACCAGATGCGGTTCAGTTTTTATCTGGAATTTTTGAAGGAAAAACTACTGGAACTCCAATCGGTTTTATTATTCCAAATACCAATCAAAAGTCAGACGATTATTCACATATAAAAGACAATTACAGACCAAGTCACGCTGATTATGTATACGATCAGAAATATGGTTTTCGTGATTATCGCGGAGGCGGAAGAAGTTCAGCTAGAGAAACGGCAAGTAGAGTAGTGGCAGGTGCAATTGCAAAACAAATGCTTCCTGAAATTAAGATTAATGCTTATGTTTCTTCTGTTGGTCCAATTCATTTAGAAACTCCTTATCAGGAATTGGATTTCTCTAAAATAGAAAGCAATCCTGTTCGTTGTCCAGATGAAAAATCGGCTGCAATTATGGAAGAATATATTCGTGATATTCGTAAACAAGGAGATACTGTTGGAGGTGTTGTAACTTGTGTAATCCAAAATGTTCCAGTTGGTTTAGGAGAACCTGTTTTTGATAAACTTCATGCAGAATTAGGAAAAGCTATGCTTTCTATTAATGCTGTAAAAGGTTTTGAATACGGAAGCGGTTTCTCTGGTTCTGAAATGAAAGGGAGCGAACACAACGATTTATATAATAATGACGGAACTACAAAAACAAATCTTTCTGGCGGAATTCAAGGTGGAATCAGCAACGGAATGGATATTTATTTTAGAGTAGCTTTTAAACCTGTTGCAACTATCATGCAGACGCAGGATTCATTAGATAATAAAGGAAACATTACACCAATGACAGGAAAAGGACGTCATGATCCGTGTGTAGTGCCTCGCGCTGTTCCAATTGTAGAAGCAATGGCAGCAATTGTTTTGGCTGATTTTTATTTAATCAACAAAACATATTAA
- a CDS encoding protease complex subunit PrcB family protein, whose amino-acid sequence MKKVISVLAVFVMISCGVKKVESSNALYEVLTKQSDGGGNIKFFEILTEPNEIKMLENDPLLADKMKSPNVHDYNYVILNMGEKNTSGYSIDVEKVEETDKNIIITVKENSPAKDAMTMQVISYPYTVVKIHSKKEIIIK is encoded by the coding sequence ATGAAAAAAGTAATTTCTGTTTTAGCGGTTTTTGTGATGATTTCTTGCGGTGTTAAGAAAGTTGAAAGTTCAAACGCATTGTATGAAGTTTTGACAAAGCAATCTGATGGTGGTGGAAACATTAAATTTTTCGAGATTTTAACAGAGCCAAACGAAATTAAAATGCTCGAAAATGATCCCCTTTTGGCTGATAAAATGAAAAGTCCAAACGTTCACGATTATAATTATGTAATCTTGAATATGGGAGAAAAGAATACCAGTGGTTATTCTATTGATGTTGAAAAAGTGGAAGAAACGGATAAGAACATTATTATAACGGTTAAAGAAAACAGTCCTGCTAAAGACGCTATGACGATGCAGGTTATTTCATATCCGTATACTGTTGTGAAAATTCATTCTAAGAAAGAAATTATAATTAAATAA
- a CDS encoding response regulator: MAQSDCGKNPKTEKLVKQALASFRESNFEKSLILSRTALNAATLQKDNCLIARSYNIIAANYNAVSEFNKSIFFYKKSLGYANKTTNDSLKANIYNNLGNMHCFDRGEFDQGIRYYKKAIAYCLKTNNLKDVFFTNVNIAWAYFDIKNYDEGYLFLKYVNNNMKYGDKSTDVVVNMLNGIYLSHKKQNDEANAYFLKAIEAGNKCEEKTDLSNAYLEYATFLNKIDRHKEAYEALVNYNKITEEIYNEGKLSKASNAGISLELDEYKREIDKIENEKVEQSQSLKKSRIIVILFILISLILLFLIITLIKNIRYKKKHNLELLKAKEIAEEASLLKTQFISTISHELRTPLYGVVGITNMLLEEHKEISRSQHLSSLKFSARYLLSLVNDILQINKIEENKIVLESLTFNILDEITVIKNSLSFLSQKNNNKISIDVDPEIPEYLIGDKLRLAQILMNLVSNALKFTKDGEVEVKVDLVNVEGKLNYLNFMIKDNGIGIAAVDQSKIFEKFVQVGRKDEDYQGTGLGLSIVKRLLGLFGSTITLDSDLGKGTSFSFVIAFEHDLDKTKSIINEIEVDLTSNEIYKILVVEDNLINQLVTKKIIEKNNYACKVVDDGFAALKILEDEVFDLILMDINMPLMNGFETTKRIRLLGVDTPIVALTAFDKDEITDEAISSGMNDIIIKPFEPVKLFKIINFLINEKNAV, from the coding sequence ATGGCTCAATCTGACTGCGGTAAAAATCCTAAAACGGAAAAACTGGTTAAACAGGCACTCGCATCTTTCAGAGAGTCTAACTTCGAAAAATCTTTAATACTTTCCAGAACTGCCTTAAATGCGGCAACATTGCAAAAAGATAATTGTCTTATTGCTAGATCTTACAACATAATTGCAGCTAATTATAATGCTGTTTCAGAGTTTAATAAATCGATCTTTTTCTATAAAAAAAGCTTAGGTTATGCAAACAAAACTACTAACGATTCTCTAAAAGCCAATATTTACAATAATTTAGGAAATATGCATTGCTTTGATCGAGGAGAATTTGATCAAGGAATTCGATACTATAAGAAAGCAATTGCTTATTGTTTAAAAACAAATAATTTAAAAGATGTATTTTTTACAAATGTTAATATAGCTTGGGCATACTTCGATATTAAAAATTATGACGAAGGATATCTTTTCTTGAAATATGTAAATAATAACATGAAATATGGAGATAAATCTACCGATGTTGTTGTTAATATGCTCAATGGTATTTATCTAAGCCATAAAAAACAGAATGATGAAGCAAACGCCTATTTTTTAAAAGCAATAGAAGCTGGAAATAAATGCGAAGAAAAAACAGATTTGTCAAACGCTTATTTAGAATATGCGACGTTTTTAAATAAAATAGATAGACATAAAGAGGCTTATGAAGCTTTGGTTAATTATAATAAAATTACTGAAGAAATTTACAATGAGGGCAAATTGAGTAAAGCTTCAAATGCTGGAATCAGTTTAGAATTAGATGAATATAAAAGAGAAATCGATAAAATCGAAAATGAAAAAGTAGAACAATCTCAAAGTCTTAAAAAATCGAGAATTATTGTAATTCTATTTATTCTGATTTCATTAATACTCCTCTTTTTAATTATCACTTTAATAAAGAATATTCGATATAAGAAAAAGCATAATTTAGAGCTTTTAAAAGCAAAAGAAATTGCAGAAGAAGCTTCCTTATTAAAAACGCAGTTTATTTCCACTATAAGTCACGAATTACGCACGCCGCTTTATGGTGTTGTTGGTATAACCAATATGCTTTTAGAAGAGCATAAAGAAATCTCAAGAAGCCAGCATTTAAGTTCCCTAAAATTCTCTGCCAGATATTTACTTTCTCTAGTAAATGATATTCTTCAAATAAATAAGATTGAAGAAAACAAAATTGTCCTCGAGAGCTTAACATTTAATATTCTAGACGAAATTACCGTTATTAAGAACTCATTATCTTTTCTTTCGCAGAAAAATAACAATAAAATTTCCATCGATGTTGATCCTGAAATTCCAGAATATTTAATTGGCGATAAACTTCGATTAGCGCAAATTTTGATGAACTTGGTAAGTAATGCATTAAAATTTACGAAAGACGGAGAAGTAGAAGTAAAAGTAGATTTAGTAAATGTTGAAGGAAAACTAAATTACTTGAATTTCATGATTAAAGATAATGGTATTGGTATTGCGGCGGTAGATCAAAGTAAGATTTTTGAAAAATTTGTTCAAGTAGGACGTAAAGATGAAGATTATCAAGGAACTGGACTTGGGCTTAGTATCGTTAAGAGGTTATTAGGACTTTTTGGAAGCACAATTACTTTGGATAGCGATCTCGGAAAAGGAACTTCATTTTCGTTTGTTATTGCATTTGAACACGATTTAGACAAAACAAAAAGTATAATTAATGAAATTGAAGTCGATTTAACTTCAAACGAAATCTATAAAATTTTGGTTGTTGAGGATAATTTAATCAATCAATTGGTGACCAAAAAGATTATCGAAAAAAACAATTATGCGTGTAAAGTTGTTGATGATGGTTTTGCGGCGTTAAAGATTTTAGAAGATGAAGTTTTTGATTTGATTTTGATGGATATTAATATGCCTTTAATGAACGGATTTGAAACCACAAAACGAATTCGTCTATTAGGAGTTGATACTCCAATTGTTGCCTTAACCGCTTTTGATAAAGATGAAATTACAGACGAAGCCATTTCGTCTGGAATGAATGATATTATAATTAAACCTTTTGAGCCGGTTAAATTATTTAAGATCATTAATTTTCTTATAAACGAAAAAAACGCTGTTTAA
- a CDS encoding UDP-2,3-diacylglucosamine diphosphatase, producing MKKRNVELVILSDVHLGTYGSHAKELNNYLSSIKPKTLVLNGDIIDAWQFRKSYFPKAHLRVIQRIIGMASKGTKVYYITGNHDEILRKFSDMNMGNFALVDKLVLELDDKKAWIFHGDVFDASVQHSKWIAKLGGLGYDYLILINRFVNWCLAKLGREPYSFSKRIKASVKKAVKFISDFETTATDLAIEKNYDYVICGHIHEPKIMTKENKHGSTLYLNSGDWVENLTALEYHKKRWKLFSYKASNFVEEENLFEMEDILTSQLISSIILK from the coding sequence TTGAAAAAGAGAAATGTCGAATTGGTCATTCTTTCTGATGTCCATTTAGGAACTTACGGAAGTCACGCTAAAGAACTAAACAACTATCTTTCAAGCATTAAACCCAAAACTTTAGTCTTAAACGGCGATATAATTGATGCTTGGCAATTTCGTAAATCGTACTTTCCGAAAGCACATTTGCGAGTAATCCAACGCATTATCGGAATGGCTTCTAAAGGAACAAAAGTGTATTATATTACTGGAAACCACGATGAAATACTTCGAAAATTCAGTGATATGAATATGGGGAATTTTGCTTTGGTCGATAAATTAGTTTTAGAATTAGACGATAAAAAAGCTTGGATTTTTCACGGAGACGTATTTGATGCTTCGGTTCAGCACTCAAAATGGATTGCAAAACTAGGTGGATTAGGTTACGATTATCTAATTTTAATCAATCGATTTGTAAACTGGTGCCTGGCAAAATTAGGACGCGAACCGTATTCTTTTTCTAAAAGAATCAAAGCAAGTGTAAAAAAAGCAGTCAAATTTATTTCTGATTTTGAAACTACAGCTACAGATTTAGCTATTGAGAAAAACTACGATTATGTGATCTGCGGTCATATTCACGAACCAAAAATAATGACCAAAGAAAACAAACACGGATCGACTCTATATTTAAATTCTGGAGATTGGGTAGAAAATTTAACCGCTTTAGAATATCATAAAAAACGATGGAAATTATTCTCTTACAAAGCCAGTAATTTTGTTGAAGAAGAAAACCTTTTTGAAATGGAAGATATCCTAACTTCACAATTGATTTCTTCGATAATATTAAAGTAG